GGCTTACCGTGGTGCCTTCAAACAGACACAGGAACGGGTACAACTTGATAGACTGATCGTTGGGCAGGTTAGGCGATGGTTTAATGGGCAGCGAATAGAACATCTTGTGGTTGTAGTTCTTCACCGGGATGGTTTTTACCTGGGCCTGGACCCCGTTTTTGAGCCATTTCTGGCCGTTGATCATCAAAGCATACTCGCCCAGGGTAAGACCGTGCGCAATAGGAATGGTATTCATGCCCACGAAGGACTTGTACTTGGCATCCAGAACGGGGCCGTCAATCAGGTAACCTATGGGGTTGGGGCGGTCCAGCAGAAGCATGGGTTTGTTCTGCTCGGCGCAGGCCTCCATCACGTAGTGCATGGTGCTGCTGTAGGTATAGAAGCGCACGCCCACGTCCTGTATGTCAAACAGCACCACGTCCACCTCCTTCAACTGCTCCGGAGAGGGTTTTTTGTTGCTGCCGTAGAGCGACAGAATAGGCAGCCCGGTCTTAGAGTCGGTGGTATTGCTTATGTGGGCGCCGGCATCGGCATCACCCCTGAACCCATGCTCCGGCGCAAAGATGATGCTGATTTTCACGCCCCGGCTCAACAGCGTATCCACCAGGTGGGTTTTCCCGACGGTGGACGTTTGGTTGACTACCATACCTACGCGCTTGCCCTGCAGGTAGGGCAGATACAACTCTGTCTGTTGCGCGCCCGTTAGCAGGGAGGTCTGCGGCTTGGCCTGGGCGGCTGGGGCCGAAGGGACAGAACCAGCATTAGCTGAGGTGGAGCTGCTGACCGCGGGCACTGAGGCGGTTTGTTGGCAACTGGCCAGGGTAAGACTAAGCGCCGCGGTGCGGAGGATGGTAGAAAGCATAGGTTTAAATTAAGAACAGAACTATCTTTAAGCACAAAATAGACGAAGTGAATCTTTCCCGTTACATAGCCAGCCGCTTGGCCGGCGCCCGTTCAGACTCTTTTACTGCATCGGTCACAAAAATAGCAAAGTTCAGCGTAGGGCTGGGCATTGCCATCATGATTGTGTCTTTTGCTATTCTGGAAGGTTTCCGGTATGAAATACAGGCCAAGATCTTCAGTTTTGGTGGACATCTGCAAATTAGCAAATTTGACACCAATAATTCGTTTGAGGGTTACCCTATGGGCACCTCCACCGGTCTGGGCGACTACAAAAAGATTCCCGGGGTGGCGCACTTACAGCCCTTCGCCCGCAAGACGGCTATTATTAAAACAGAAGACGAGGTGCTGGGCGTGGTGCTGAAGGGTGTGGATTCTACCTATGATTTCAGGGGGATGAAGGCGAATCTGGTTTCCGGGGAAATTCTGAAATTCACTGATACCGCCGCCTCCAATGAGATCATGATGAGCCAGCTTATGGCAAACAAACTGCACCTGAAGGTGGGGGATAAGGTGTTGTTCTACTTTATCCAGAACCCGCCCCGTATGCGGCGCTTTGAGGTGAAAGGCATCTTTAAGACTGATCTAGAGGAGTTTGACAACGTGTACGTACTGGGCGACCTGCAGCAGATAAGGGACCTGAACCAGTGGGCCGATACCCTGGTGGGAGGCTACGAGATTCTCTTAAACGACTTCACCCAGATTGACACCGTTACCAGCCAGGTCTTTGACAAGATGAACTATGACCTGCAGCTGGAGAAGATCACCGATACCTACGCCCAACTCTTTGACTGGCTGGAACTGCTCAAGCGCAACGTCATCATCTTTTTGGTCTTGATTGTGTTTGTGGCCACGTTCAACATGGTCTCCACACTCTTTATCATGATTTTGGAGCGCACCAATATGATTGGCGCCCTGAAGGCGATGGGGGCGACCAACGGGCAGATACGAGGCATATTCCTGCACCGCGGCCTTCGGCTTACTATTGCCGGTTTGATTGGCGGCAATCTATTGGCGCTGCTCTTCTGCGGTGTGCAGGATTATTTCCACCTCATTCCCCTGGATCCGGAGAACTACTACATGGACACCGTTCCCATCTTCTGGGACTGGCGCATTTGGGTAGGCATCAACGCCGTTACCTTCCTGCTGACCATGATCTCGGTGATGTTGCCCACCTTGCTAATCTCCCGCATTCACCCGGTAAAAGCCATTAAGTTTGATTAAAAGGCAAATCCTGTTTTGGGCCTGTTTTGAGAAAACAGGCCCAAAACAGGATTTGCTGAAATCTTGCCAGATTTTACAGGGGTTTACTTTTTCCTCTTCTCTTTTAGCTGGTAGCTCCGCTTGTCTGGAAAGATCTACTTGAATTCAATTCCTTCCTGATCAAAGGCCTCCTTTACTTTTTCATTCAAAGCCTCAGACACTTCCTGGAAGCGGTAATCGCCACGCTGCACCCACACCTTGAGCGAGAGGGTCATGGTCTGGCCTGCCAGTTTCTCTACCCCCACTGAAAAAGGAGGGTCCTGGAGGATTCGTTTGTCTGTGTCAATGACCTGCTCTAACAAACTGCGCACCTTAGTGAGGGGCACATTGGCGTCAACGGCGTAAGAAATATCCAGCCTGCGGTGACTCTCCACGTCATAGTTCACCACCACTGAGGAGGCCAAAGGGCCGTTGGGCAGGTAAACGGTTTTGTGGTCTTCCGTCCGGATAACCGTGTTAAAGATGTTGATGGTGCACACAGTTCCTTTCTGCCCCTGGGCTTCAATAAAGTTACCTACCCTAAAGGGTTTAATGGTAAGGATAAGCACCCCGCCAGCAAAGTTGGCCAGGCTGCCCTGCAAGGCTAGACCTACGGCCAGACCCGCAGAACCCAGCAAGGCAATGAAAGAAGTAACCTCCAGGCCAACCTGCGCAATCACCATCATGATGAGCAGCACCATCAGCACTATTTTGAGCAGGTTCCTTAAGAAGGGGCGCAGTGAAGGATCCACCTCCTTGCGCTTCATGAGTTGGTAAGTGAAATCGGTTATCCGCCGGATAAACCATAGGCCCACTAATAAAAGAAAGATGGCAATCAGGATTTTGATGCCATAGAGAATTGCGAAGTCCTGGATTTTTTGAAGGGAATAGCTGAAGTCAAACATTGAGAATCTGAATTGGTACTGATAAAGGTTTTTGGTAAATAGGTTTTTCTGTCGGTTTTAGGAGAACGCCTGTTCCTGCATACTTGGCAGGTTGGCTAAGGAACAGGTACTTCAGGGGTTTGCAAAACGCTTTCAGGAGTTTTAGGGAAAAGCCTCTTGATAAAACGATCTCTTATTCGCATGAAAGGCCTTTCAATACCATAAGTAGAGAGCACGGCAAATACCAAGGTCACCAGGCAATACAGTGAAAAGCCTAGCCAGCCCTTTCCAAAATGATATTGGACGGGAATTACAAAAAGGAAATGCCAGAGATAAATGCCATAGCTGAAAAATGCCATTACCCTGAACGGCGCAAAATAACGCGACTGGGTGTGGTAGACGCCCAAAATCACCAAAAACCAGCAAATAGGGCTAACGGTCCGTAATATCAATTCAGGTAGTGGCGCGAAGACGGTAAGGCATAAGATCAGAATACTTCCTCCTATGAGCAACAATCCTTTGTGGTTAAATAACCAAGACTTCTCCTGGCCAGTTTTACTCAAAACGGTTATTAGTATTCCCCATCCAAAGGCATCTAACCGGTTATGGGTATAGGTGGGCCATTCGGCAAAATCTGTGACCAGCGCCTGTGCTTTGAACCCGATTCCAGCTACAAGCAGAACTATTGCCACTGCTAAGAATCGCCGCTCAGGAGCTGAAATCCATAAGGTAAAGAAGGCAATCATAGCGGGGAAAATCCAATAGAACTGCTCTTCCACACACAGGGACCATAAGTGCTCCATGCTCCAGCGTGAAGGGGGGCCACCATAATTCCTGTAGAAAAAGAAATATTGCGGAAACTCCCTTGGGAGAGGAATATCACTTGGGGAGATCTTGGATAGGAGCAGCAGCGCCAACAGATACCCTACTATCAAAAAAGCATAATAGGCCGGAATAATCCGGAAGAGACGCTTCAGTAAGAAGACCAGAAAGCTGCTTTTCTTGCCCTGAGATTTTCTGATGGAAGATAACAGCGACACACTGACCAAATGCCCCGAAAGCACAAAAAACAAATCGACTCCCACGGCCTGCAAATCCAAAACACCGAAATGTGTTAGGAACACAATCAGAATAGCAAAGCCCCGCAAAAAGTCCAGGCTTTGGTACCGGTTAGAGTTGGTTAAGATTTGAGTAAACATGCAAGACAATACTAGGTGAAACAGCCTTTAAAAAGGCTGAAGGGAGTTGCCAGAACCTTTATTCTGGATTGTGGGGAGGAACCACTGTTGTTTACTCAGGCTTTATCACATTAAAAGGTATTTACACCCCAACAACAAATTAGGGTCCAGGCAGATTTTCCGGTAGAACCCCTCCTCAGAAGGGGCACACACTCCCGGGAAATCACCGGACTTGCCCAACAGATCTGTCATGACCTGAAAGTGCAGGTGCGGGGGCCAGTCGCCGTTTTCAGGGTAGGGGCCCATGGTGGCGATCTGCTCTCCGGCGGCCACCTGCTTGCCTGCAAAGAGCCCGTCTAAAGAAATGCGGCTCAGGTGCCCGTAGAGCGTGAAGAATTCCAGGCCTTCCAGTTCATGTTGCAGGATGATGGTAGGCCCGTAATCCCCGAAGTTGGCATTGTCCTGGAAGCTATGCACTTTCCCAGCCAGGGGGCTATAGATGGGGATGCCGGCCGGGGCCCAGATGTCTACGCCCAGGTGCAGCGAACGGGATTCAGCAGTGTTATCAAAATGCTCGCTGCGGCGGTAGATCACCCGGTTTTCAAAATAGCCTCCCACGCCTACCGTGGCGTTTTTCGCCTCCAGCATGTGCTGCACCAACTGCTCAAAGGCGGCTGTGTCTCGTAAATCTGCGTGAAGCAGAGCCGGGTTGGCGGCGGTAAAGTCAAGGCGCGTTACAAGGGGGCCATTCAGGTCCTGGTCCAGGAGGGGGGCAAAGAAGGCTTGGTGCTCGATTAAGGCAGAAATCAGTTTGGAAGAGTTATCCATAAAACGGCTCCGAAACGTATTGGTAAAGAATGAATAGGGCAAGTTACTGGAAAATCCAAACGGGCGACCGCTTTTTTTTCTGTATGTTCGGGTTGGAGAATGAAATGTTGTAACTTTCCTGCTTTATTACATTTACCCAAACCCAAACCGCTTCCGTTTTTCGTACACTAACTATGAGCAACGCCTATTATACCATGAAGGTGGTGGACATCACTCAGGAAACCTCAGACGCCCTCACCCTTCATTTAGACCACCCAGACCGCAAGAATATCCCGTACATCCCTGGCCAGTTCCTAACCCTGATCCTGACCATTGACGGCAAGAAAGTACGCCGGTCTTACTCTTTGTGCAGCACACCAGATGAGCCTTATTTCTCGGTGACCGTTAAGCGCGTAGAAGGCGGCATGGTGTCCAATTTCCTGGCAGACCATGTCTTGATTGGGGATGAAATTGAAGTGATGGCGCCATTGGGTAACTTCGCCCTGAAACCAGATCCTTCGCTTAAAAGGCACCTTTTCTTCTTTGGTGGCGGCAGCGGCATCACCCCGCTAATGTCTATGCTGAAGAACACCCTCAAATACGAGCCGCAGAGCCGCATCACGCTTATTTACGGCAACCGCAACCTGGACTCGATTATTTTCAAAGACCAGCTGAACCAGTTGGAGCAGCAGAACCCAGACCGGCTTAAGATTGTGCATGTGTTCAATGAATCCATGACTGATGCCACCGAGCCGCAGGAGAACATAGGGCTTCTGGACCGTAAGATGGTGCTGCGCCTGCTGGAGAACCTGCGGGTACCTGGCTATGACCAGGAAAGCTATTATATGTGCGGCCCTGAAGGCATGATGAACGAGGTGCGTGATGCCCTGCAGTTCATGAGCGTGCCGGCCACCCAGGTCTTCAAAGAAAGCTTTACGGTGCCTACCACCCTGGAAGACCATGGCGCCGACGTGAAGGCGGCCGTGGAGACCGATGAGATTATTACCCGTACCGTTACCATCTTATATGAAGGCAAAGAGTACCAGGTAGAGGTGTTGCCGCATGAGACTATTCTGGATGCCGGCCTCAAGGCTGATATAGACTTGCCTTACTCGTGCCAGGCCGGTCTGTGTACCGCCTGCATTGGCAAATGCCTGAGCGGCCGCGTGCATTTAGATGAGCGCGAAGGCCTCTCTGATGCCGAGATTGAAAAAGGCTACGTGCTTAACTGCGTGGGCCACCCCCTTACCGCCAATGTAGTGATTGAGATTGGCTAACCGTTTTTGACCTGCTTTATGGAAAATGCCCCCAAAACATTAGTATTGCCAGAGCGGAAACCCCGTACGTACCTGCCCCATGACTTCCAGATATCAGACTGGAACTCCCTGGAGCCGTACTTTGAGGAACTGAAAACCCGGGACCTGCACTCGCAGGAAGAACTGGAAAAGTGGATTGCCGATCGCAGCGAACTGGAAAGCGTGCTTTCTGAGAACCTGGCCTGGCGCTACATCAAGATGACCTGTGACACCCAGGATCAAGAACTTACTGAGGCCTTTCAGTTCTTCGTAACGGAGATTGAGCCGAAGGCCTCCCCCTATGATGACGCCTTTAACCGCAAACTGGTAGAATCACCGTACGTGAACGGGTTGGATGAGCAGCGCTTCCGCATTTACCTGCGGGGCGTGCGCCGGGCCATAGAATTGTTTAGGGAGGAGAACATTCCCTTGCAGACCGAGATCAGTACCAAACAGCAGCAGTACGGAGCCATTGCCGGGGCCATGACCGTGACCCTGGACGGGCAGGAAATGACCCTTCAGCGAGCCGCCGACCGCCTCAAGCAAACGGACCGCGCCGTGCGCGAGGAGGCTTACCTGGCCATCCAGAACCGCCGGCAGCAGGACAAGGAAAAGCTGGATGACCTGTTCACCGAGCTGACCCAGCTACGGCACCAGGTGGCCCTTAATGCCGGCTTTGACAATTTCCGGGACTACATGTTCGCGGCGCTGGGCCGTTTTGACTATGGTCCCCAGGACACGTTCCTTTTCCACCAAGCCATTAAAGAGCAGGTGGTACCCATTACCCGGCAGATTGACCGCGAGCACAAAGAATTGCTGGGCGTAGACACCCTCCGGCCTTGGGACCTGGACGTGGACCCTAGCTTGAAACCGCCCTTAGAACCTTTCCAGACCGGCGAGGAACTGCTGGAGAAAACCATCGCCATTTTCTATAAACTGGATTCCTTCCTGGGTGATTGCCTGGTGACCATGCGCGAGATTGGGCACCTGGACCTGGAGTCCAGGAAAGGGAAAGCCCCGGGCGGGTACAATTACCCACTGGATGAGATTGGCGTACCGTTTATCTTCATGAATGCCACCTCTTCGCTGCGCGATGTGGTGACTTTGCTGCATGAAGGTGGCCACGCCGTGCACTCCTTCCTGACCCGTGACCTACCGCTGAACGCGGCCAAGCACCCACCGTCTGAGGTAGCCGAACTGGCGTCCATGTCTATGGAACTGCTCACCATTGACCACTGGGATATTTTCTTCCCCAACCAGGAAGACCTGGTGCGGGCCAAGCGCCAACATCTGGAGGGCGTACTGGAAACCTTCCCGTGGGTAGCCACCATTGACAAGTTCCAGCACTGGGTCTATGAAAACCCCACTCATACCGTGGAGGAACGGCACCAGAACTGGGTGCGCATTTTTGAGGAATTCAACCAGCAGGAAGTTGACTGGAGTGGGCTTGACCATCTGAAACCCTACATCTGGCAGAAACAACTGCACCTCTATGAAGTGCCTTTCTACTACATAGAATACGCCATGGCCCAACTGGGTGCCGTGGCCGTCTGGAAACGCTATAAATCTGAGCCAGAAGCGGCCCTGGAAGGCTACAAAAAAGCCCTCGGCCTGGGCTACACCGCCACCATAGGCGAAATCTATGAGGCTGCCGGCATCCGGTTTGATTTCTCCAGTGCCTACATCCAGACGCTGGTAGACTTCGTGAAAGAGGAGCTGGAAAAACTGGAAGACTAACCTTCATAGACGACCCATCTACAGAAAAACAGAGAGGCCGCAGATGAAAATCTGCGGCCTCTCTGTTTTTGGGCCGTTTTCCTGAAAACAGGCCTAAAATAGCTAAGTAATTTTAATGATTACTTTATTCCTCGTTCCCCTCTTCCAGCTGCGCGTTTTTATCTACCCATTGGAACAGCGGGAACGGCTGAAGCGTGTCATAAGGTTTACCCAGTTTAGGAACCTGCTTGCGGTATCTCCTGAGCAGAGTATTGATCTCTTTGGCGGTTTTGTCATAGCGGCCCCGGTAGAAAACCACCTCGTTCTGGTGATTACTGATGCTCTCCTGCAGAGAGTCTACCATTTTTACACCCGTAGGCCCATTCTCCGGCAGGAAAGCCCTTAGCGCACTCCAGATGGAGTCATTGGCCGTGTCATAGGCGTCTATCCTATTGGAATCACGCACGGTGTTGCGGTCATACCGCAGGTTGGAGAGTCTCCGGATGGCGTGTTGCAGGCGTACGCGTTGGGTATCGGCCATGGCGGCCGGCGGAATGGCGGCCAGCATCTCTTCCATTTGGCGTTGCTTTACGCTGTCGCTCTGCATCATCACGTTCCACTTGCCGGTAAGGGTGTCGGTGAGGGTAGTGAGTTCTTGCCGAAGCTGATCATCTGAGATGGGGCGGGCCAGCGGGCCAGATTTGCCTGAGTCCTTGGAACACCCAATCATCCCCACTAGTAACGCCAGGGCAATTCCCAGGAAATATTGTTTTTTCATAAATAGGTTGTGTAAACAGGTCAGGCAACGGGCAAGGGCCTTTTCTGGGCCGCCTTTCTGTGGCCTGACACCCTGCAAACGTAATAGCTGCGCTTCCCGTTACAACGCCGGAGGCCCACCCTAGATTGTGCGGGCAAAATAGGGGAGTGTGCAGAGGTGTGGCCATCTGCACCGCCTGGTCTAAAGAGAGGAGAAATAAATTGGGATGCCGGGGCTAGAAGTTTTTTAGGCCGTTCAGGAGCAGATTAGACAAGAACTCGGCAATTTCATCGGGGCTCATCTTTCCTTCAGGCTTGTACCACATGTGCAGCCAGTTTAAGCTGGAGAGTAGGGTCAATACCACAAACTTCTCATCGGTTACCTTAAACTCGCCGCTGGCGATGCCCTCCCGTACAATCTGCCGCAGGCTTTCCTCATAATGGTACCGCATGTCATGGAATTTGCTCAGAGAAGGCTCACTTAAATGGCGCCACTCGTTCAGGAACACCCCGGCGGCCTGCGGGTTCTTGGTGAGCACCCGCACGTGCGCGGCAATGGCCAGCCGAAGTTTCTCGCTGGCAGGTACGTCCTTGTCTTTTACCTCATTGAAGGCGGCGTTGAACTCGTCGGCCATCTTAAAACAAACGCGCTGCAGAATGTCTTCCTTTGATTTGATGTGGGAGTAAAGGCTTCCGGCCTCAATGCCTAGTTCCAGGGCCAGGTCTCGCATGGTGGTGGCGGCAAAACCTCTGGATTTGAAGAGCGAAGTGGCTACTTGGTCTATCTGTTCTTTACGCGACAATGGGGTACTGGACATAGAATTAAGGTTTATCTTCAAAGCTACTCATGTGAACGCGGGTTGGCAAATCAACTTTATCTCCGGCGCCCAGCAGGGGCGAATAGAAGGTGCCCAGGAAAAAGCTATCTTTGCGTTTTCAGCATGATTTTCTAAAAATAAGACGAAAACACGTATATCGTTCATTTTTTGGGAATGCTTTTGCAAAAAATCATAAACAGAGGCTCTTATGTCAGAATATACTCCTTTAGAAAGCTTAGGTGAATTTGGATTGATACGCCGGTTGCAAGAGCAACTGGAAGTGAACAATGCGTCTACCATTGTAGGCATAGGCGATGACGCCGCCGTGCTGGAACCCGGCCAGAAACAGATTGTCATCTCTACCGACATGCTGGTGGAGAACGTGCATTTTGACCTTACCTTCTGTCCGCTCAGGCACCTGGGCTACAAGGCTGTGGCCGTGAACGTTTCTGATATTGCCGCTATGAACGCCATTCCTACCCAGATTGTGGTGAGCCTGGCCATTGGCGCGCGCTACACCGTTGAGGCCATTGAGGAACTCTACGCAGGCATGCGCCTGGCCTGCGAAAATTACAAGGTAGACCTGGTGGGCGGTGATACCACTGCCTCGCGCGGCGGACTGGTGATTAGCGTCACCGCCCTGGGCGAAGTGGAAAAAGGAAAGGCTGTGCTGAGAAGCACGGCCACAATTAATGACCTTATCTGCGTCACCGGCGACTTAGGCGGCGCCTACCTGGGGCTGCAACTGCTGGAGCGCGAAAAACAGGCGTTCCTGGCAGACCCCGATACGCAACCAGAGCTGGAGGGCAAAGATTACGTGGTAGGCCGTCAATTAAGGCCTGAGGCCCGCATGGACGTGATTCATGAACTGAAGGAACTGGGCGTGCACCCTACCTCCATGATCGACATCTCAGACGGGTTAGGTTCTGAGCTGCTGCACATCTGTTCCCAAAGCCGCGTGGGCGCCGCCATCTACCAGGACAAACTCCCCGCCGACCCCCAGACCCTGGAAACCGCCGAGGAATTCAAGCTGGACCCCGTGACCTGCATCCTGAACGGCGGCGAAGACTACGAGCTGCTTTTCACCGTGAAAATGGCCGACTTTGAGAAGATCAAAAATCACCCAGATATATCTATCATTGGCAACATTACAGACGCCGGCGAAGGCGTTCGTCTGGTTACGCCCAGTGGCAATGCATTCCCCATTAAGGCTCAAGGCTGGAACCACTTCGCGTAAATATCAAGGTCATAAAGCTGTATGGGAAACGCACATTTTTAACCTGTTTTCCAGGAAATAGTCTATTAACACGGAGTCACCTATTGGGCAGCTGTTATCTTGCCAGACGGCACATTTTGGGTGCCATGGGGCTATTAAAAGCTATGGAAGAATTATTTGACTATATTTTTTACAGAGTATACAAAGCCTATCAGAAAAGGGACAGTACGCCTGAAATTTATGCTGCAGGAGTATTATCATTAATGCAATTTTTTTTCTTGCTCTGTATACTTGTTTTTATTGGATTATTCGTCGAATTCCCAATCCCTCATAAATATTATGCCCTTCCTTTTATCATTTTGATACTAGGAATAAACTGGTTCAAGTATGAAAGGAATTTTAATGTTAAAGAGCTTGAGTTGAAATGGGGTAAAGAAGATAGAAGTATAAGAAAGCGCAGGGGTTGGCTTCTTGTGTTATGTCTTATAAGCTTAATTCTTTTTCCAATAGTAATTGGGGTGTTAAAGCATAATTTAAATCTCTTGTAAAGCAGAAGCGCCTGGTGTTTTCACGGGCGCTTCTGCTTTACAAGAGATTTCCTTAATAGGTACATTATTGAGCTTACATGCTGGCAAGCAAAATAGGTTTTATGGTCACTTTCAGCATGTCTATCAATTCCTGGTCCATGTAAGCGAACTCATCAGGAATATCCAGGATATGGATTTCTTTGCTGCGGGCTTGCGTACCGTATCTGGAGATGAGCAGTTGCTTGTGTTTTTTCTCCATCACAAAGATCAGGTCAGCCCATTCCATTAGCTTTGTTGAGATTTTGATTCTGGCACTGTCTGATGTGCCGGCAGAGCGGTAATTATGATTTAAATATCCCTGAAAAATTTTCTCAGCGGTGGGGCTCCGCCACTGGTTGCGGCTGCATACAAAAAGGACGTTCATATTGGGCGCTGCTTCATTTGTTAATCCTCCGGATAAGGCACAAACACGAAGTTCATGAAATCGCGGTCTATCACAAACAGGCAGCAGAACTCATCGGCGTCCTTGTAGGCCTGCTGGAACTCCTCTATCTTGTCTTCGCTCACCAATTGGCGGTTCACAAAGTCCTCCAGGTAAGAGGCGTTGATGTGCCATTCCAGGTTACGCTCTTCGGCGGCAATCAATAGGCCTCCGATTTTTGTGATCTCACGGGAGAAAACAAAGATGGGGTACTTAGAGATATCGCGCTTCCGGATGTGGTAAGAGGCTTCTTTGAGGGTATCACACACCTGCACGAAATCTTTGGTGATGGTGCCCAGGTATTTTCCGTTCAGTTCTGGATCGTTCTGCATAATAGTAGCAAGTATCGGGTACGGATATTGAATGGGGAAGTGTTTTGGAGCCGTTTTCAGAAAAACAGCCCCAAAACACGAATTGTTTCTAAACTCACTCCTCGGTTGGCAATGGAATTGACGGCTCCCGTAAAGTTAGCAAAGCCACGCTCTCCACATGATACGTCTGCGGGAACATATCTACCGGCTGAATCTTCACCACGTCATACAGCTCAGAAAGCGCCTCCAGGTCGCGGGCCTGGGTGGCAGGGTTGCAGCTCACGTAGACAATGCGGTCCGCCTTCACCTCCAATAGCTTGGTCACCACATCTGGGTGCATGCCGGCGCGAGGCGGATCGGTGATGATCACCTCGGGGCGGCCGTGGCGGGCGAAAAGCTCGTCGGTGAGCACGTCTTTCATGTCACCGGCGTAGAAATGGGTGTTGGTGATGTCATTGATCTGCGAGTTGACCTTGGCGTCTTCAATGGCACTGGCCACGTACTCCACGCCCACCACCTGCGCCGCCGACCTCGCCACGAAGTTGGCAATGGTGCCAGCGCCCGTATAAAGGTCATAGACGGTTTCGGTGCCTTTGAGCAGGGCGAACTCCCTGGTAAGCTTGTAAAGGTTGTAGGCCTGCTCAGAATTAGTCTGATAGAAGGATTTAGGTCCTACTCTAAAGCGCAGGCCTTCCATCTGCTCATGAATGTACGGCTCGCCGTGGTAGCACACTACCTCCAGGTCATGGAAAGTCTCGTTGCCCTTGTTGTTGACTACGTAGTGCAAAGAGGTGATCTGCGGGAACTGCTGCACCAGATGGTCCAGCAGCGGCAGCAACTGCTCGCGGTTCTCCTGGTACACCTGCAGAATCACCATCAGGTCACCGGTGTTGGCGGTTCTAATGATGAGGTTGCGCAGAAAGCCTTCCTGCTTCACCAGATTGATGAAGGCGAGGTCATTGGCGAGTGCGTAGTCACGTACCGCCAGGCGTATCTCATTAGAGGGCGAGGGCTGCAGGTAACAGTGCTTAATGTCTACGATCTTGTCAAAGCGCAGCGGCACGTGGAAGCCCAGGGCCCGGCGCTCAAACTCGGCACCGGTGTCAATCTGCTCTTTGGTGAGCCAGGCATTGTCTGAGAAAGTGAACTCCAGCTTGTTTCGGTAATAACTGATGCGGTCAGACGGCAGAATAGGCAGCATCTGGTGG
This Rufibacter radiotolerans DNA region includes the following protein-coding sequences:
- a CDS encoding mechanosensitive ion channel family protein, which codes for MFDFSYSLQKIQDFAILYGIKILIAIFLLLVGLWFIRRITDFTYQLMKRKEVDPSLRPFLRNLLKIVLMVLLIMMVIAQVGLEVTSFIALLGSAGLAVGLALQGSLANFAGGVLILTIKPFRVGNFIEAQGQKGTVCTINIFNTVIRTEDHKTVYLPNGPLASSVVVNYDVESHRRLDISYAVDANVPLTKVRSLLEQVIDTDKRILQDPPFSVGVEKLAGQTMTLSLKVWVQRGDYRFQEVSEALNEKVKEAFDQEGIEFK
- a CDS encoding ABC transporter permease; translation: MNLSRYIASRLAGARSDSFTASVTKIAKFSVGLGIAIMIVSFAILEGFRYEIQAKIFSFGGHLQISKFDTNNSFEGYPMGTSTGLGDYKKIPGVAHLQPFARKTAIIKTEDEVLGVVLKGVDSTYDFRGMKANLVSGEILKFTDTAASNEIMMSQLMANKLHLKVGDKVLFYFIQNPPRMRRFEVKGIFKTDLEEFDNVYVLGDLQQIRDLNQWADTLVGGYEILLNDFTQIDTVTSQVFDKMNYDLQLEKITDTYAQLFDWLELLKRNVIIFLVLIVFVATFNMVSTLFIMILERTNMIGALKAMGATNGQIRGIFLHRGLRLTIAGLIGGNLLALLFCGVQDYFHLIPLDPENYYMDTVPIFWDWRIWVGINAVTFLLTMISVMLPTLLISRIHPVKAIKFD
- a CDS encoding ferredoxin--NADP reductase, whose translation is MSNAYYTMKVVDITQETSDALTLHLDHPDRKNIPYIPGQFLTLILTIDGKKVRRSYSLCSTPDEPYFSVTVKRVEGGMVSNFLADHVLIGDEIEVMAPLGNFALKPDPSLKRHLFFFGGGSGITPLMSMLKNTLKYEPQSRITLIYGNRNLDSIIFKDQLNQLEQQNPDRLKIVHVFNESMTDATEPQENIGLLDRKMVLRLLENLRVPGYDQESYYMCGPEGMMNEVRDALQFMSVPATQVFKESFTVPTTLEDHGADVKAAVETDEIITRTVTILYEGKEYQVEVLPHETILDAGLKADIDLPYSCQAGLCTACIGKCLSGRVHLDEREGLSDAEIEKGYVLNCVGHPLTANVVIEIG
- a CDS encoding exo-beta-N-acetylmuramidase NamZ family protein; its protein translation is MLSTILRTAALSLTLASCQQTASVPAVSSSTSANAGSVPSAPAAQAKPQTSLLTGAQQTELYLPYLQGKRVGMVVNQTSTVGKTHLVDTLLSRGVKISIIFAPEHGFRGDADAGAHISNTTDSKTGLPILSLYGSNKKPSPEQLKEVDVVLFDIQDVGVRFYTYSSTMHYVMEACAEQNKPMLLLDRPNPIGYLIDGPVLDAKYKSFVGMNTIPIAHGLTLGEYALMINGQKWLKNGVQAQVKTIPVKNYNHKMFYSLPIKPSPNLPNDQSIKLYPFLCLFEGTTVSQGRGTQMPFQVIGAPYYPDKTFSFTPVPIPGMSMDPPYKNQVCYGKDLRNLKLKENFTLSYLLDFYQKSGQKEKFFNNFFKSLAGTDELQKQIIAGKTEKEIRDSWKPGLDAYKKMRKQYLLYPDFE
- a CDS encoding acyltransferase family protein, which codes for MFTQILTNSNRYQSLDFLRGFAILIVFLTHFGVLDLQAVGVDLFFVLSGHLVSVSLLSSIRKSQGKKSSFLVFLLKRLFRIIPAYYAFLIVGYLLALLLLSKISPSDIPLPREFPQYFFFYRNYGGPPSRWSMEHLWSLCVEEQFYWIFPAMIAFFTLWISAPERRFLAVAIVLLVAGIGFKAQALVTDFAEWPTYTHNRLDAFGWGILITVLSKTGQEKSWLFNHKGLLLIGGSILILCLTVFAPLPELILRTVSPICWFLVILGVYHTQSRYFAPFRVMAFFSYGIYLWHFLFVIPVQYHFGKGWLGFSLYCLVTLVFAVLSTYGIERPFMRIRDRFIKRLFPKTPESVLQTPEVPVP
- a CDS encoding peptidoglycan DD-metalloendopeptidase family protein, giving the protein MDNSSKLISALIEHQAFFAPLLDQDLNGPLVTRLDFTAANPALLHADLRDTAAFEQLVQHMLEAKNATVGVGGYFENRVIYRRSEHFDNTAESRSLHLGVDIWAPAGIPIYSPLAGKVHSFQDNANFGDYGPTIILQHELEGLEFFTLYGHLSRISLDGLFAGKQVAAGEQIATMGPYPENGDWPPHLHFQVMTDLLGKSGDFPGVCAPSEEGFYRKICLDPNLLLGCKYLLM